A stretch of DNA from Candidatus Hydrogenedentota bacterium:
ACGACGCCACAAAGCCCAGGTTCGGCGTGCGCTGCCGCAGGAAGGCCGCCGTGTAGACCAGGAAGCCGCCGCTGCCCCCGTACTGGAAGTCGGCGTAAAGCACGGGCTTTCCAGACTTGACGATGGGCTGCGCCACGCGGTTCCAGCAGTTCATCTGGTAGACGATGTAGCCGTCCGGCATGTCCGCGGCGTCCGCCGCCAGAATCTTCTCCGCCTCCTCCTCGCCCGTCGCCATGCACGGCATGATCTCCGCGTTCGGGAAGGCCTGCGACAGCGCCCCCGTGATCCGCTCCATCACCGGCGTGAATTCAAAGCCCACATTCGGCCAGTCCGGTCCCGGCTGCGTCGCCGCGTGCAGCGCGTAGACCACGCGCAGCCGCATCTTCTCCGAACCCGCCGCCGCGAAGGCCTTCGGCGCGGCATGGGCCAGACCCAGCGCGCAGGCGCACGCCGCGCCCCCCGCCGCAAGAAACTGCCTCCGGCTCACCGGACAGCACGCGCACCCCACCGGCATCATGTGTGACTTCATGGCAGACTCCCTTTCAGCGCCCATGGCGCCCGTTGATCTGAATCCAGACTAGCACTTTCCGCAGAATATGGCAAGAGGGTGCCAGGAAGCGTTCACTGTTCCCCACACCCTCCGCCACCGTATTGCGCCCCGTCATGATAATGCGTTATCATTTAGAGGAACATGATTGCCCGTCATCCATAAGGAAACTCATCATAATGCGTGTCACGGTTCTGCCGGTCCTGCTGCTGGCCGCCGGCCTTTCCGCCTGCGGCAAGGCGCCGGTCCCGGAGGGCGCGCCCGTCGCGGTGGCCACGGCCATCGCGCCCGTGGGCGCGTTCATCGGGCGCATCGCCGGGGACGCGGTCCCGGTCACCGTGCTGGTTCCCGAGGGGCAGGCCGCCGAGACCTGGCAGGTTCTGCCGCGCCAGATGGAGGCGATGGACCGCGCCCGCGCCTATTTCCTCATCGGCATGCCCTTTGAGGAGACTTTCATCGGCCGGCTCACCCGCGCCAACACCGCCCTGGAGGTGGTGGACCTGCGGGAGGGCATCCCCCTGCTGGACATGGCGTGCGGGGAACACCACGACGGCCACGACCACCCGCACGGCGGCGCCGACCCCCACCTCTGGATGGACCCCATTCATGTGAAAACCGTGAACGCCGCCATCGAGCGGACACTGGCGCGCCTGCTGCCGGACCGCGCCGCGGAGTTCGCCGCGAACCGCGCCGCCTTTGACGCGGAACTGGACGCTGCCCACGCGCGCGTCGCCGCCGCCCTGGCCCCGCACGCCGGGCGCGCCCTGCATGTGTTCCACCCGGCCTACGGCTATTTCTGCGCCCGCTACGGCCTCGTGCAGAAGGCCGTCGAGGAAGAGGGCAAAAGCCCCGGCCCGCGCCGCCTGAACGAGCTGGCGGAGGAGATGAGGGCGGGGGCGGTGCGCGTCATCTTCACCCAGCCGCAGTTTGCCCAGGGCGAGGCCGCCGCGCTGGCCCGCGCCACCGGCGCGCGGCTGGTGACCCTGGACGAC
This window harbors:
- a CDS encoding zinc ABC transporter substrate-binding protein; this translates as MRVTVLPVLLLAAGLSACGKAPVPEGAPVAVATAIAPVGAFIGRIAGDAVPVTVLVPEGQAAETWQVLPRQMEAMDRARAYFLIGMPFEETFIGRLTRANTALEVVDLREGIPLLDMACGEHHDGHDHPHGGADPHLWMDPIHVKTVNAAIERTLARLLPDRAAEFAANRAAFDAELDAAHARVAAALAPHAGRALHVFHPAYGYFCARYGLVQKAVEEEGKSPGPRRLNELAEEMRAGAVRVIFTQPQFAQGEAAALARATGARLVTLDDLNPDYIGNLDRMARVIAESFQ